The Candidatus Saccharibacteria bacterium oral taxon 488 genome has a segment encoding these proteins:
- a CDS encoding ROK family protein: protein MIIAIDTGGTKTLVGRFTDNGTLETTTRFATPTDITAYIKQVVDTITVIAEGAPVTDISIGLPGTVTDGVATYCINLGWCEVPIRDLLAEHFPDAQIILENDANLAGLASIRRLEPQPACGLYVTIGTGIGTSIILNGTLHPSLRSSEAGHMQVAYQSTIDSWENLASGRALSQQFGELSDATPPEAWFEAAKRLSLGLQALIAAIQPNVIVIGGGVGRYTDKFSASLAGLITEKLPSFITCPHIVGAAHPEESVLYGCYDNAIVHR, encoded by the coding sequence ATGATTATTGCGATTGATACTGGAGGCACAAAAACATTAGTCGGACGATTTACCGATAACGGCACACTAGAGACAACAACTCGGTTTGCCACCCCAACAGACATTACGGCGTATATCAAACAGGTCGTTGACACTATCACCGTGATCGCCGAGGGCGCACCTGTTACAGACATCTCGATCGGCCTACCCGGTACCGTCACTGACGGTGTCGCTACATATTGCATTAACCTCGGCTGGTGCGAGGTGCCCATCCGCGACCTCCTAGCCGAGCACTTTCCCGACGCCCAAATCATCCTCGAAAATGACGCCAACCTCGCCGGCCTCGCCAGCATACGTCGCCTTGAACCACAACCAGCCTGCGGCCTCTATGTCACTATCGGTACAGGCATCGGCACCAGCATTATCCTCAACGGCACACTCCACCCCAGCCTACGCAGCAGCGAAGCCGGTCATATGCAAGTTGCGTATCAGTCAACCATCGATTCGTGGGAAAACCTCGCTTCCGGACGAGCGCTCAGTCAACAGTTTGGTGAATTATCGGACGCAACACCGCCCGAAGCTTGGTTTGAGGCTGCCAAGAGACTCAGCTTAGGACTGCAGGCGTTGATCGCTGCTATTCAGCCAAACGTTATCGTTATCGGCGGCGGTGTCGGCCGCTACACCGACAAATTCTCTGCATCACTAGCCGGACTTATCACCGAGAAACTACCGTCATTTATCACCTGCCCGCACATCGTTGGTGCAGCACACCCCGAGGAGTCTGTACTCTATGGTTGCTACGATAACGCTATCGTCCATCGTTAA
- a CDS encoding S1 RNA-binding domain-containing protein encodes MANPLTMDDLLAQASDSVKQLTTGEVVHGTILSIKKHEVLIDLGPLGVGLVPRREVSMSNNYAEGDEVTASVVEVELDNGYSLLSMRKAARDRGWDEVAAKLESGEIVTVTPYDANRGGLLAEYEGVRGFLPVSQLSAEHYPRVGSSDKDEILQRLNVLVNKEIRVRILDADRKANKLIFSEKEAIKEGLAERFEKLSVGDTVKGIVTGVVDFGVFVNVEGIEGLIHISEISWERVNNPSDYVKVGQTVEAKIIAIDKERLSLSMKQLTKDPWLDEVEQFKSGEDVEGTVTRITPFGAFVQLSPAVEALVHVSELGGDGTDPEKVFTLNERKTFTVLEIDKDNRKISLSLAGGKKK; translated from the coding sequence ATGGCGAATCCATTGACCATGGACGATCTGCTTGCTCAGGCGAGCGACTCCGTGAAACAACTGACCACGGGCGAGGTTGTACACGGAACTATTTTATCAATAAAGAAACACGAAGTTCTGATTGATCTAGGGCCTTTGGGCGTTGGCTTGGTGCCGCGCCGTGAGGTGAGTATGTCGAACAATTACGCAGAAGGTGACGAGGTAACTGCGAGTGTTGTCGAGGTTGAGCTGGACAACGGTTATTCACTTTTGAGCATGCGTAAAGCGGCGCGCGATCGTGGCTGGGACGAGGTCGCCGCCAAATTGGAGAGCGGTGAAATTGTAACGGTGACGCCGTACGACGCCAATCGTGGTGGTCTGTTGGCTGAATATGAAGGGGTGCGCGGTTTCTTACCGGTATCGCAGCTATCGGCTGAGCATTACCCGCGAGTTGGTTCAAGTGACAAGGACGAGATCTTGCAGCGGCTTAACGTGCTGGTCAACAAAGAGATTCGCGTTCGGATTTTGGATGCTGATCGCAAGGCGAACAAGCTCATCTTTTCCGAAAAAGAGGCCATCAAAGAGGGCCTGGCGGAGCGGTTTGAGAAATTGTCGGTTGGTGATACCGTTAAGGGTATCGTGACTGGCGTGGTAGATTTTGGTGTATTCGTGAACGTTGAGGGAATTGAGGGACTGATTCATATCTCAGAAATTAGCTGGGAGCGGGTCAACAATCCGAGCGATTACGTCAAGGTTGGTCAGACCGTAGAGGCAAAGATTATCGCCATCGACAAGGAGCGCCTCAGCTTAAGCATGAAGCAGCTAACGAAAGACCCATGGCTCGATGAGGTAGAACAGTTCAAGTCAGGCGAGGACGTCGAAGGTACGGTCACGCGGATCACGCCGTTTGGTGCGTTTGTACAGTTGAGTCCGGCCGTCGAGGCTCTCGTTCATGTTTCGGAGCTAGGTGGCGATGGGACTGACCCGGAGAAAGTCTTTACATTAAATGAGCGCAAGACCTTTACCGTGCTCGAAATTGATAAAGATAATCGCAAGATTTCACTGTCGCTGGCTGGCGGCAAGAAAAAATAG
- a CDS encoding translation initiation factor IF-2, whose translation MTEKIVAIADSVTVGELATTLNLPVTTLIGELFKNGIAATINQRLDFETASIIVEELGLEVTLKKKEAVGRARVEHTLSERAVPRPPIVAVMGHVDHGKTSLLDAILGNKTAAGEAGGITQHISAYQTKRNGRMITLLDTPGHEAFAALRQHGAVLTDVVIIVVAADDGVKPQTVEAIRFARSANAKIVVAINKIDKDTANPQLVKTQLASEHGLNPEEWGGDTVMVEVSAKTGQNLDKLLDMVLLVADMEDLRADEDVPAEGLVIEAHMETGRGAVVGLLVEHGQLKPAHYLVAGTAYGRVRTMSDFRGQTMKMAGPSTPVNVTGFKELPQFGDSFRLAKNEKEARHLAQAVRLEQEKMAASTNVTSSDILKMMSQQHDAESFNVLVKADVQGSLTSVIDSLKLIDTGGLVDLHVIGSGVGNISENDIHLAVGENTVIYGFNVDLPPAVKRLAAREHVEVRLYRVIYELLDNAKQSMEALLAPEVVETEVGQLSVKGVFRTVREEVIAGGEVTTGKVYKGLLARLKRGDEYIAEVEVSSVQRQHQEAKEVFEGEMCGLSLKTTRKVVVEEGDTLEFFTRELVKKTL comes from the coding sequence ATGACAGAAAAGATTGTCGCAATTGCAGATTCAGTAACCGTCGGAGAGCTCGCTACCACCTTGAATCTACCGGTCACGACGCTCATTGGCGAGCTGTTTAAGAATGGTATCGCGGCGACGATTAATCAGCGACTGGACTTTGAGACGGCGTCGATCATCGTTGAAGAGCTGGGCCTTGAGGTAACGCTTAAGAAAAAGGAAGCTGTTGGCCGCGCCCGCGTGGAACATACACTGTCGGAAAGGGCGGTGCCGCGCCCACCGATTGTGGCGGTGATGGGACATGTTGATCACGGCAAGACGAGCTTGTTGGATGCGATTTTGGGTAACAAGACTGCTGCGGGCGAAGCCGGTGGCATTACGCAGCACATTAGCGCCTACCAAACGAAGCGCAACGGGCGGATGATTACGCTGCTTGACACACCAGGGCATGAGGCATTTGCAGCGCTGCGGCAACACGGCGCGGTGCTAACTGATGTGGTAATTATTGTGGTAGCGGCCGACGATGGCGTCAAGCCGCAGACGGTCGAGGCGATTCGGTTTGCCCGTTCGGCTAATGCGAAAATCGTGGTGGCGATCAATAAAATTGACAAAGATACCGCCAACCCACAGCTGGTAAAAACACAGCTGGCATCTGAGCATGGCCTCAATCCCGAGGAGTGGGGCGGCGATACGGTGATGGTGGAAGTTAGCGCTAAAACTGGCCAGAATTTGGATAAGTTGCTGGATATGGTGCTACTGGTGGCAGATATGGAAGATTTGCGGGCGGATGAGGATGTGCCGGCAGAAGGCTTGGTGATTGAGGCGCATATGGAAACCGGGCGCGGCGCAGTGGTTGGGCTACTCGTCGAGCACGGTCAGCTGAAACCAGCGCATTATCTGGTGGCCGGCACGGCGTACGGTCGAGTACGGACAATGTCGGACTTTCGTGGTCAGACAATGAAAATGGCCGGCCCGAGCACACCGGTTAACGTAACTGGATTTAAGGAGCTGCCGCAGTTTGGTGATAGCTTTCGGTTGGCCAAAAACGAGAAAGAAGCACGGCATCTGGCGCAGGCGGTGCGCCTAGAGCAGGAAAAGATGGCGGCCAGCACCAATGTCACCAGCTCAGATATTTTGAAGATGATGAGTCAGCAGCATGACGCGGAGTCGTTCAATGTTCTCGTCAAGGCTGATGTTCAGGGGTCGCTCACATCGGTGATTGATAGTCTGAAATTGATTGATACGGGCGGCTTGGTAGATCTGCACGTCATCGGTAGCGGGGTTGGTAACATTTCAGAAAATGATATTCATCTGGCAGTTGGCGAGAACACGGTTATTTATGGTTTTAATGTCGATCTGCCGCCAGCAGTAAAGCGCCTGGCAGCACGTGAGCACGTTGAGGTGCGACTATACCGGGTGATTTATGAACTACTTGATAATGCCAAGCAATCCATGGAGGCATTACTGGCCCCAGAGGTCGTCGAGACCGAGGTCGGCCAACTGAGCGTTAAGGGTGTGTTCCGAACGGTGCGCGAAGAGGTGATTGCCGGTGGTGAGGTGACAACGGGTAAGGTCTATAAGGGGCTACTGGCACGCCTAAAGCGTGGTGATGAATACATTGCCGAGGTCGAAGTATCATCCGTCCAGCGTCAACATCAGGAAGCCAAAGAGGTGTTTGAGGGTGAAATGTGTGGACTTAGTCTCAAAACTACGCGAAAAGTTGTTGTCGAGGAAGGTGACACGCTGGAGTTCTTTACACGGGAGCTGGTGAAGAAGACGTTGTAG
- the fmt gene encoding methionyl-tRNA formyltransferase has product MPPIIFFGTEAYSLVTLKALYEAGFAIHAVITKPDMRSGRGHKLTEPPVKTFARQHGILVWQPNKLRDIIPDITALQPVAGVLVAYGKIIPQSIIDLFTPGIINLHPSLLPKWRGPSPIEAAIAHQNSETGISIMQLDAQMDAGPIYTQHRHPLTGTETKPQLYDELFAAGSDLLVRTLPSILTGTLQPTPQNDTDATYCQLLSKDMSLIDPTAMTAAAADAHVRAYLGFPRSRLRIHDRELIITKTHVSDAPESPLSVKCCDGRYLAVLELIAPSGKQMAAEAFLRGHQG; this is encoded by the coding sequence ATGCCGCCAATCATCTTTTTCGGCACCGAAGCGTACAGTCTAGTTACCCTCAAGGCGCTCTACGAGGCAGGATTTGCCATTCACGCCGTCATCACCAAACCCGATATGCGTAGCGGCCGCGGCCATAAGCTTACCGAACCACCAGTCAAGACCTTTGCCCGCCAACATGGCATCCTCGTCTGGCAGCCCAACAAGCTCCGCGACATTATCCCCGATATCACCGCCCTCCAGCCTGTCGCTGGCGTCCTCGTCGCCTACGGCAAAATTATCCCCCAGTCAATCATTGACCTCTTCACTCCTGGTATTATTAATCTCCATCCCTCGCTACTGCCAAAATGGCGTGGCCCTTCGCCCATTGAGGCCGCCATTGCACACCAAAATTCAGAAACCGGTATCTCCATTATGCAACTTGACGCCCAGATGGACGCTGGCCCAATTTACACCCAACACCGTCACCCGCTCACTGGCACTGAAACCAAACCGCAGCTATATGATGAACTGTTTGCTGCCGGCAGCGACCTGCTCGTGCGCACGCTGCCAAGTATCCTCACCGGTACGCTCCAGCCGACCCCGCAAAACGACACCGATGCCACGTATTGCCAGCTGCTTTCCAAGGATATGTCACTCATTGACCCGACGGCAATGACCGCAGCCGCCGCCGATGCCCATGTGCGGGCGTATCTCGGCTTTCCACGTAGTCGTCTGCGCATTCATGACCGTGAGCTCATTATTACCAAAACTCACGTCTCAGACGCTCCAGAATCGCCGCTGAGCGTTAAGTGCTGTGATGGACGATATCTTGCCGTCCTCGAGCTGATTGCCCCGAGCGGCAAACAAATGGCCGCAGAGGCGTTTCTCCGCGGCCATCAAGGCTAA
- the def gene encoding peptide deformylase: MTKDDIIALPNPHLRQKSAKIHVITDEVRQLSADMIAAALDWEDSRPHEISAALAAIQVDHLERVIIVRSDFDDKATREFTTLINPEIVKYEGEIVADFEGCLSVKHVYGKVPRHSKIRVRALDLDGNEIRLKAEGFLARVIQHEIDHTNGVVFIDHIRDQHDAFYTLDDSGELQPLDYEADIKDNAQLWD, encoded by the coding sequence ATGACTAAAGACGATATTATTGCCCTACCCAATCCACATCTCCGCCAAAAATCAGCTAAAATTCACGTCATCACTGACGAGGTGCGCCAGTTATCAGCCGACATGATCGCGGCTGCTCTTGACTGGGAAGATTCTCGCCCTCATGAAATCAGCGCTGCCCTCGCTGCCATCCAGGTTGATCATCTCGAGCGCGTCATCATCGTCCGCAGCGACTTTGATGACAAAGCCACTCGCGAATTCACCACCCTGATCAACCCCGAAATTGTCAAATACGAGGGAGAAATTGTCGCCGATTTCGAAGGCTGCCTCAGCGTCAAGCACGTCTACGGCAAAGTTCCCCGTCATTCTAAAATCCGCGTCAGGGCTCTTGACCTCGACGGCAACGAGATTCGCCTCAAGGCCGAAGGTTTCCTCGCCCGTGTCATCCAGCACGAGATCGATCACACCAACGGCGTCGTCTTTATCGACCATATCCGCGACCAGCACGACGCTTTTTACACGCTCGATGATTCTGGTGAATTGCAGCCGCTTGATTACGAAGCCGACATCAAAGATAATGCTCAGCTGTGGGACTAA
- the priA gene encoding primosomal protein N', with amino-acid sequence MHYYLVSPIKIIRADAHSFTYAHPERLPVGALVVIEVGSAHCVGIIMSAVVKPEFTVKEIVQILDDAPVPLPLIQTALWMSSYYHTHLATIWQTILPRGLTKKRRHPPSHTTGPQASQPPTTALTLDQRAAVTAIDDMLPGSALLHGVTGSGKTRVYIELARRLMDEGLSSIILVPEIALTSQLVTEFARYFDNVILTHSRQTEAKRHVTWQSVINSRDPLIVIGPRSALFMPVQQLGLIVVDECHEPSFKQEQSPRYSALRTAAILARQHEAKLVLGSATPTISDYFLAKTAGRPIITMPTPARSDAVKPRISLVDMTKRTNFTQHFFLSDQLLSSITNSLNDGNQALVFHNRRGTAAITLCEQCGWNAGCPRCFVPLTLHADQHRLLCHICGFAAPVPTSCPECRHADIIHKGLGTKRIEAELRKLFPASTIARFDADTSTHDAADKRYDELKNGSIGIIIGTQVIAKGLDLPHLRTVGVVQADAGLTLPDFSSSERTFQLLAQVVGRVGRSHHATDVIVQTFQPDHPAIRDGLAQNYTDFYTRTIAQRRATGFPPFVYLLKLTCVYKTEAAAIRNAKKLAQTLRAAAPADVHILGPTPAFYERVRDTYRWQLILKSPRRSDLVSLLDLVPPAHWQAELDPTSLL; translated from the coding sequence ATGCACTACTATTTGGTATCACCAATCAAGATCATTCGTGCCGATGCGCATTCGTTTACCTATGCACACCCCGAGCGGTTGCCAGTCGGTGCGCTGGTCGTTATAGAAGTTGGCTCGGCTCATTGTGTTGGTATCATTATGTCAGCAGTCGTTAAGCCTGAGTTTACGGTTAAAGAAATTGTCCAGATTTTAGATGACGCTCCCGTGCCGCTACCGCTCATCCAAACGGCTCTGTGGATGAGCAGCTATTATCATACGCATCTCGCGACCATCTGGCAAACCATTCTGCCACGCGGTTTAACGAAAAAGCGCCGTCACCCGCCCTCACACACCACCGGTCCGCAGGCCTCACAGCCACCGACGACAGCGCTCACGCTCGACCAAAGAGCCGCCGTCACCGCCATTGACGACATGCTCCCTGGTAGCGCGCTGCTACATGGCGTAACTGGATCTGGCAAGACGCGTGTCTACATCGAGCTCGCCAGGCGGCTAATGGACGAGGGCTTATCGTCAATTATTCTGGTGCCAGAAATTGCCCTCACCTCACAGCTTGTTACCGAATTTGCGAGGTATTTCGACAATGTTATCCTCACCCACTCGCGCCAGACTGAAGCCAAGCGGCACGTGACTTGGCAAAGTGTTATCAATTCACGCGACCCACTCATCGTCATTGGCCCTCGATCGGCCCTGTTCATGCCCGTCCAGCAACTGGGCCTCATCGTCGTTGATGAATGCCACGAACCCAGCTTTAAACAAGAGCAATCGCCCCGCTACTCAGCGCTGCGTACTGCGGCTATTCTCGCTCGCCAGCATGAAGCCAAGCTCGTTCTCGGCAGTGCCACCCCTACGATCAGCGATTATTTTCTGGCAAAAACCGCTGGCCGGCCCATCATAACCATGCCCACACCCGCCCGCTCAGACGCCGTTAAACCGCGCATCTCGCTGGTTGACATGACCAAGCGCACAAACTTTACTCAGCATTTCTTTCTCTCCGACCAGCTGCTCTCGTCTATCACTAACTCGCTGAATGACGGTAATCAAGCCCTCGTTTTTCACAATCGCCGCGGCACCGCCGCTATCACCCTATGTGAACAATGCGGCTGGAATGCCGGCTGTCCGCGCTGCTTCGTGCCACTCACACTACACGCCGACCAGCACCGGCTCCTCTGTCATATCTGTGGGTTTGCTGCACCTGTACCCACCAGTTGTCCCGAGTGTCGTCATGCCGATATCATTCATAAAGGCCTCGGCACCAAGCGCATTGAGGCAGAATTACGCAAGCTCTTTCCCGCAAGCACCATCGCCCGCTTCGATGCTGATACAAGTACCCACGACGCAGCTGATAAGCGCTACGATGAGCTCAAAAACGGTTCAATTGGCATCATCATTGGCACCCAAGTGATCGCCAAGGGCCTCGATCTACCGCACCTACGCACTGTTGGTGTCGTCCAAGCCGACGCCGGGTTGACACTGCCTGACTTTTCCTCGAGCGAGCGCACCTTCCAGCTACTGGCCCAAGTCGTTGGCCGCGTTGGCCGCTCCCATCATGCCACCGACGTCATCGTCCAGACCTTTCAGCCGGATCATCCCGCCATCCGTGATGGACTCGCCCAAAACTACACCGATTTTTACACCCGCACTATCGCCCAACGACGCGCTACTGGATTTCCGCCGTTTGTCTATCTGCTCAAATTAACCTGCGTCTACAAAACCGAAGCCGCCGCTATCCGCAACGCCAAAAAGCTTGCCCAGACACTGCGAGCAGCTGCCCCAGCCGACGTACACATCCTCGGCCCAACACCGGCATTTTATGAGCGAGTCCGCGACACGTACCGCTGGCAGCTCATTCTCAAAAGCCCCCGCCGCAGCGACCTCGTCAGTCTCCTTGATCTCGTACCACCCGCTCATTGGCAGGCTGAGCTCGACCCAACCAGCCTCCTCTAA
- a CDS encoding ArsR family transcriptional regulator produces the protein MLDIFITSRVRRKIVVVYAKYPDFHTHVRGLAKLIKEDPGNIQRELKRLEKVGFLRSEKQGNSRAYFTNKQFPIFKELQSMVIKSQQHAARPKRGSVDRD, from the coding sequence ATGCTTGACATTTTTATTACATCACGAGTGAGACGCAAAATCGTAGTTGTGTATGCCAAGTATCCTGATTTTCATACGCATGTTCGGGGGCTAGCCAAGCTGATCAAGGAAGATCCGGGTAATATTCAGCGCGAGCTCAAGCGGCTGGAGAAAGTTGGTTTCCTGAGGAGTGAGAAGCAAGGCAATTCGCGGGCATACTTTACGAATAAACAATTCCCAATTTTCAAGGAATTACAGAGTATGGTGATTAAGTCGCAGCAACATGCGGCCCGGCCGAAGCGCGGCTCGGTTGATAGAGATTGA
- the recJ gene encoding single-stranded-DNA-specific exonuclease RecJ, whose amino-acid sequence MTLFEQILTARGLTTRAAREAFLQPDYTAVKHDPFLLPDMKKAVARLRQAWEHGEKIVIYGDYDIDGLSATALLLDAFGKFGFEDVDAFIPNRFVEGYGMTMGAVDKVRDMGADLIVTVDTGSLCHAEIAYAKSLGIDTVVTDHHNVAETPPPSVAAVNPKFPGHNYPFRDLCGAGVAFKLVQALQTELDGLPDGYEKWLLDLVALGTVCDIVTLSDENRANVYWGLEVLKKQQRPGLKALMAVAGIEPGQVNARHLGFGLGPRMNAAGRLETAQHALDMLTARDGLAALEASEKLEELNVKRRGIQDAIFEEACMQAEELADDRVLVVSSDGWNHGVIGIVASKLVEKYKKPVFIIGERGEEATGSARSFGDFSAADAVRAADDIIIKGGGHGAAAGVTLATKKIGDFRRRVNEFYDSLQLANQERYLLPRADVEIDDFSEIDEELVANLAKMEPFGNGNPEPVLKITRASVLSMRRMGADGQHVKLALRDKNGKVLQMLAFNAPEEFFREPGDEVAAWFQPTINEWQGVRTVEGRLVHVALFD is encoded by the coding sequence ATGACATTATTTGAGCAGATTTTGACAGCGCGAGGCCTGACGACGCGGGCAGCGCGCGAGGCTTTTTTGCAGCCGGATTATACGGCGGTGAAGCATGATCCGTTTTTGCTGCCGGACATGAAAAAGGCGGTGGCGCGGTTGAGGCAGGCGTGGGAGCACGGTGAAAAAATCGTCATCTACGGTGATTATGATATTGATGGGCTGAGTGCCACGGCGCTGCTGCTGGATGCGTTTGGCAAGTTTGGTTTTGAGGACGTCGACGCTTTCATCCCAAATCGGTTTGTCGAGGGCTATGGTATGACTATGGGTGCGGTGGACAAGGTGCGTGATATGGGCGCGGACTTGATTGTGACGGTGGATACTGGTAGTTTGTGCCATGCGGAAATTGCATATGCTAAGAGTCTGGGGATTGATACGGTGGTGACGGATCATCACAACGTTGCCGAAACGCCACCGCCGAGTGTGGCAGCGGTGAATCCGAAATTTCCAGGGCACAACTATCCGTTTCGTGATTTGTGCGGTGCGGGCGTGGCGTTCAAGCTGGTGCAGGCGCTGCAGACTGAGCTGGATGGTTTGCCGGATGGTTATGAAAAATGGCTGCTGGATTTGGTGGCGCTGGGGACGGTGTGTGATATCGTGACGTTGTCTGATGAAAATCGGGCAAATGTGTATTGGGGTCTGGAGGTGTTGAAAAAACAACAACGTCCAGGACTGAAAGCGTTGATGGCGGTGGCGGGTATTGAACCGGGGCAGGTTAATGCCAGGCATCTGGGGTTCGGCTTGGGGCCGCGGATGAATGCAGCGGGGCGGTTGGAAACAGCGCAGCACGCGTTGGATATGCTGACGGCGCGCGATGGGCTGGCGGCACTGGAGGCGAGTGAGAAGTTGGAGGAGTTAAATGTTAAGCGGCGTGGTATTCAGGACGCGATTTTTGAAGAAGCGTGTATGCAAGCTGAGGAGCTGGCTGATGATCGAGTGTTGGTGGTGAGTAGTGATGGTTGGAATCACGGTGTTATCGGCATCGTGGCGTCGAAACTGGTGGAAAAATATAAAAAGCCAGTGTTTATCATTGGCGAGCGCGGCGAGGAAGCAACGGGTTCGGCGCGCAGTTTTGGTGATTTTTCAGCGGCCGATGCAGTGCGGGCGGCGGATGACATTATTATCAAAGGTGGCGGGCACGGAGCGGCAGCGGGCGTGACGCTAGCAACTAAAAAGATTGGTGATTTTCGTCGTCGCGTGAATGAGTTTTATGATTCGCTGCAACTAGCAAATCAAGAGCGATATTTGCTGCCGCGAGCTGATGTAGAAATTGATGATTTTTCGGAAATTGATGAGGAATTGGTGGCAAATCTGGCGAAAATGGAGCCATTTGGCAATGGTAATCCCGAACCAGTGCTAAAAATTACCAGGGCATCAGTTTTGAGCATGCGACGAATGGGCGCGGACGGGCAACACGTTAAATTAGCGCTGCGTGATAAAAATGGTAAAGTGTTGCAGATGCTGGCGTTCAACGCGCCAGAGGAGTTTTTCCGCGAGCCAGGCGACGAGGTGGCGGCGTGGTTCCAGCCGACCATCAACGAATGGCAGGGAGTGCGGACGGTCGAGGGGCGGCTCGTTCACGTGGCTTTGTTTGATTGA
- a CDS encoding GatB/YqeY domain-containing protein: MSALKARIANEMKAALLGRHRFRGDVLRSLKAAILNEEVSLGKRDEGLNDAEVEKVIAREVKKRKESAALYWANGRAELAEPEEKEAAILQEFLPKQLSEDEIRAMVEAAVADLGATMQQMGQVIGAVKTKAGNAADGALIAKITKETLAKQ, from the coding sequence ATGTCGGCGCTAAAAGCGCGTATTGCTAATGAGATGAAAGCCGCTCTTCTAGGGCGGCATCGTTTTCGGGGTGATGTCCTGCGTAGTTTGAAGGCGGCAATTCTTAATGAGGAGGTGTCGCTCGGTAAGCGCGACGAGGGCCTAAACGATGCAGAAGTCGAGAAGGTTATTGCCCGTGAAGTTAAAAAACGCAAAGAAAGTGCCGCGTTATACTGGGCAAATGGCCGGGCGGAACTAGCTGAGCCAGAGGAGAAAGAGGCGGCAATTTTACAGGAATTTTTGCCTAAACAGCTGAGCGAAGACGAGATTCGGGCAATGGTCGAGGCAGCGGTTGCTGATTTGGGTGCGACGATGCAGCAAATGGGTCAGGTGATTGGCGCGGTGAAGACTAAAGCCGGCAATGCGGCTGACGGCGCCTTGATTGCGAAAATTACCAAAGAAACGCTAGCAAAACAATAA
- a CDS encoding AAA family ATPase, whose amino-acid sequence MILLFGPPGAGKSMQGQMLAARQGWKWLSTGEMLRRSNDPAVIDILRSGELVSDELIYQVFEQAVQEARDKKYSNIIVDGFPRTKEQAAWLDDYMARMNEKIDTVISLEVPEAEIMRRLEKRGRLEDTPEAIARRMTIYRQKMYPVLGIFAEAGVRIVHLDGVGTAGEVHDRIYEEVAYACQL is encoded by the coding sequence ATGATCTTATTATTTGGGCCGCCGGGGGCTGGTAAAAGTATGCAGGGGCAGATGTTAGCGGCGCGCCAGGGTTGGAAGTGGCTGTCGACTGGCGAGATGCTGCGCCGCAGTAATGATCCGGCGGTGATTGATATTTTACGCTCGGGCGAGTTGGTAAGCGATGAATTGATTTACCAAGTGTTTGAACAGGCGGTGCAGGAGGCGCGCGATAAAAAATATTCGAATATTATCGTTGATGGTTTTCCGCGGACAAAGGAGCAGGCGGCGTGGCTGGATGATTACATGGCGCGGATGAATGAGAAAATTGATACAGTGATTTCACTGGAAGTGCCGGAGGCGGAGATTATGCGGCGGCTAGAGAAGCGCGGCCGGCTGGAGGACACGCCAGAGGCAATTGCCCGGCGAATGACGATTTATCGGCAAAAAATGTATCCGGTGTTGGGGATTTTTGCTGAGGCAGGCGTTAGGATTGTTCATTTGGATGGCGTCGGTACGGCTGGCGAAGTGCATGATCGGATTTATGAAGAGGTGGCGTACGCATGCCAACTCTAA